The window CACAGGCGTAAACCCCAGTCCATCAGGCGACAATATTCATCATGGTTACCGCTGGAAAAACTTTTTGACAGCGAGGGCAGCAGAATAGTGCCCAGCGCGACGCCCAGAACACCTGAAGGGAACTCCATCAAACGGTCAGCGTAGTACATCCAGGAAACCGAACCTGAAGCCAGAAATGACGCGAAAATCGTGTTGATAATCAGAGAAATCTGGCTGACGGAAACGCCGAGGATCGCCGGCCCCATCTGCTTCACTACGCGCATCGCGCCCGCATCACGAAAATTCACGCGCGGCAGCACCAGCATGCCAATTTTCTTCAAGTGCGGAAGCTGATAAACCAGTTGCAGCACACCACCGACGGTCACGGCCCATGCCAGCGCCAGCACCGACGGATTAAAATACGGCGCGGCAAACAGCGCAAAACCGATCATGCTGATGTTGAGAAACGTCGGCGCAAACGCCGGAATAGAGAAACGGTTCCAGGTATTCAGAATCGCACCCGCCAACGAGGCGAGCGAAATCAACAGAATATAAGGAAAGGTTATCTGCAACAGCTGGGTAGTCAGCGTAAATTTGTCAGCAGTATCGGCAAAGCCTGGCGCGGTGACCATGATCACCCACGGCGCGGCAAGCATCCCGGCAACCGTCACAACGGCCAACGCCAGCGTCAGCAAGCCAGACACGTAGGAAACAAACACGCGGGTGGCGTCTTCGCCCTGCTTACTTTTGTATTCAGCCAGAATAGGGACAAATGCCTGAGAAAATGCGCCTTCAGCAAAAATTCGACGCAGCAGGTTAGGAAGTTTGAATGCCACAAAAAAGGCATCGGTCGCCATCCCTGCACCAAAGATTCTGGCGACGATCGCATCACGCGCAAAACCCAGCACACGTGAGAACATCGTCATTGAGCTGACGGTTGCCAGTGACTTTAATAAATTCATCTATGTTGTATTCCAGACTCTGAGGCAAAACCCCGTATAACCAACATCGCCATCCGGCAATGTCACTGTGCCTGATGGCGACGCCGCAGCGTCTTATCAGGCCTACAAGCCAGCCTATGGTTGAAAAGAGGTGTTATTTTGAGTGGGCATATATACCCGTCATACTTCAAGCTGCATGTGCGTTGGCTGCGCTCGCTCACCCGAATCACTTACCTGAGTAAGCTAACGGGATTCACTCCCTTGCCGCCTGCCTGCAACTCGAATTATTTTGGGTATAGTACCTGGATTATGCTGAATTACTACCGCCAGATGTTACAGGGGGTTATTCGTCCATCGCATCCCGCCACAGCTTTTCCACCACGCGCTGCGCCAGAATAGCCTGCTCACCCGCTGTCTCAGGAACTGTCTGATTTTGCACGCATTCAATAAAATGGCGCGCACATCCGGTAAAGCCTCTCTGCTCCAGCGTCGTTTGCCAGCCGGGTATCGGTTGCTGAACGACACCGTGTCCGCGCTCCTCACGCCATTCACGCATATCCGTGACATCAATTAACCCACCGTCGATAACCGCCTGCACGCTCTCGCGCTGACTGCCCGCACGGCGATGCATACTGGTCGTTATCTGCAGCCGGTCGACGCAGAAATGGTGTTCTGCATACAGCATTGCTCCGGACTCGTTGGTTAACAGCGTGCCGCTATTTAGCTGTGCCTTTCCCCCTGCCAGCCACAGCGCGGTGTCCACCACATGCAGATAGTCATCCAGCAGCGTAAAACGCAGATCGTGTGGCCCGACGCTATCGCTGCGATGCTTATCCATGCGGATGGAGGCTGGCTGGCTTAACTGCGACTTTAACTCGCGATACAGCGGCGCAAACCGGCGGTTAAATCCGACCATCAACGTCAGTTTTTTTCGCGCCGCCAGCTCCACCAGTTGTTCCGCATCACGCAGGTTTTCCGCCAGCGGTTTATCCACGCAAACGTGGACCCCGGCATGAAGCAATTCGCTGACTACCGCATGGTGCGTCGCAGTACTGGAGTGTACGAAAACCGCATCACAGGTTGCCGCCAGGTTTTGTAATGAATCAACATACGGCATGCGCCAGGCTGCACAAATCCGTTCTGCTTTCTCACGCGAAGGTGACCAGGCCCCCTGTAACGTCCAGTCCGCAGCGGCGCCCAACACGGGTAGCCAGGCCTTTTGCGCGATGCCGCCCAACCCGACGACACCGATACGAAGTTTTTTCACGTTACTCTCCCAGATGCGCCAGCAAGGATTCGAGCCGCTGTTTTAACTCAGCGACTTCGCTTTCCAGCACCTCAACGCGCGCCTGCAAATCGCTGGATGCCGCCTGAGGCTCATCGGCGGTTGTCACCATCGTCAGATCGACGTCGCCACAGAACAGATGCATATAGCGGCTTTCGCGTTTTCCCGGTTCACGCGCCAGACGGACCACGTAAGGACCATCTTCGCGGGTGGCCAGCTGTTCCAGCGTTGACTCCACTTCCGCCACATCGCTGAATTCATACATGCGGGATGCGCGACTACGCAGTTCGCCCGGCGTCTGCGCACCGCGCAGTAACAGCGTGGTGATCAAGGCCACCTCACCGGCGCTGAGCTTAAGGTTACCAAACTCTGAATTGCAGAAGCGCTGTTCGTACTTGGTCACACGATTGCCGAATCCGCTCACCGTACGCAAGAAATGGCGTTTCACCAGATTATCGAGCTGATCCTGCACCTCCGATTCCGACAGGTTCATCACCGGTTCACGATTAGTTTTTTGGTTGCAGGCGGTCACGACACCATTCACGGAGAGCGGATATTGTTCCGGCGTAGTTACCTGTTTTTCCAGCAAACAGCCAATCACGCGTGCTTCGGTAGCGGTTAATTCATATTTCATCGTCTTCTCCATTCATCAGCCAATACAGCTGAAACTTAGCGACCGGGGGTCCATTCTGATGTTGTTAACGCCGTCAGCACATGATCGCGCCACTGCCCATCTATCAGCAGATAGTCTTTGGCATAACCTTCTTTTTCAAATCCAAGCCGCGCCAGCAAATCGCCGCTACGTTTATTGTGTGGCATATAGTTCGCCATAATGCGATGAATATGCTGCGTACGCTGCATATAGCGAATGGCTGCAACCAATGCCTCATACATCAATCCCTGCCCTTGCCACTTTTGCGCAATGGAATAGCCGAGATAGCAGGCGTGAAACGATCCACGCACAACGTTGGAGAAATTTGCAACACCGATAATCTCTTTCTCTTCCGGGTCGAGCAGCGCAAAGTAATAGGCAGAGCCTTGTTTATGAAACTCGGTGATCATACTCAGACGCGCCTGCCAGCCAGAGGGATAGCAGTGGCTTTCATCGCGAATAGGCTCCCAGGGCTTTAAGAAATGACGATTCTCTGCGTAATAATCTGCCAGACGCCAGGCATCACGCTCATGCACTAAACGCACGACCAGGCGGTCCGTGGTTAAGCGCACTTTTGGCACGTTACTGCGATAGCCAAACATTCTATACCTACTCCTTCCCGCACCGTTTTCAATACGCTATTCGCGATACTATACCTGTACAAATATGCCCGATGAAAAGAGCAAAACACCATTTCTTGAATTATTCACACATTTTGATGAAAACTCTCTATCAAGACCGACTTTTGATAAAAAAATATTGTCCCACCGAGGGTGGGAAAAGGTCAGACAACCCCGCAGAATAGACAGGCTTACCGTTAAAACTCTAAACAGAGTGACGAGTTTTTCCCTGGAGGGGAAATGTCGCAAGTCTCGCAGGCGAGGAACCTGGGTAAATATTTCCTGCTTATCGATAATATGCTGGTCGTGCTGGGCTTCTTCGTCGTCTTCCCGCTGATCTCGATTCGTTTCGTCGACCAAATGGGTTGGGCCGCCGTGATGGTCGGCATCGCGCTCGGGTTACGTCAATTTATTCAGCAGGGTTTGGGAATTTTTGGCGGGGCCATTGCCGACCGTTTTGGCGCAAAACCGATGATTGTCACCGGCATGCTGATGCGCGCCGCCGGGTTTGCGACGATGGGAATCGCCCATGAACCCTGGCTTCTGTGGTTTTCCTGTTTTCTCTCCGGGCTGGGCGGCACGCTGTTCGATCCCCCCCGTTCGGCGCTGGTGGTCAAACTGATCCGCCCGGAAAAGCGCGGGCGCTTCTTCTCCATCCTGATGATGCAGGACAGCGCCGGGGCGGTCATTGGGGCATTACTGGGAAGCTGGCTGTTACAGTATGACTTCAGGCTGGTCTGCGCCACCGGGGCCATTATCTTCATCCTGTGCGCCGCCTTTAACGCCTGGTTGCTTCCTGCGTGGAAACTATCGACAGTGAAAATTCCGGTGCGTGAAGGGATGAACCACGTGATGCGTGACAAGCGATTTGTCACTTACGTGCTGACGCTGGCAGGTTACTACATGCTGGCAGTCCAGGTGATGCTGATGCTGCCGATTATGGTTAACGACATTGCAGGATCCCCAGCGGCCGTCAAATGGATGTATGCCATCGAGGCGTGCCTCTCGTTAACGTTGCTCTACCCGATTGCCCGCTGGAGCGAAAAACGTTTTCGCCTTGAACACCGCCTGATGGCCGGTCTGTTAATCATGTCACTAAGCATGATGCCTATTGGGTTGGTCGGAAACCTACAGCAACTCTTCACCCTGATCTGCACGTTCTATATCGGCTCCATTATTGCTGAGCCAGCACGTGAAACGCTCAGTGCCTCGCTGGCGAGTGCACGGGCCCGGGGGAGCTATATGGGCTTTAGTCGGCTGGGACTCGCCATCGGCGGCGCCATAGGCTACATCGGCGGCGGCTGGCTGTTTGATATGGGTAAGGCACTGTCGCAGCCCGAGTTACCGTGGATGATGCTGGGTGTTATCGGCATTATCACCTTCCTGGCGCTGGGCTGGCAGTTCAGCCACAAACGCACGACGCGTGGCATGCTGGAGCCTGATGCCTGACGCGTAACCCTCAGCCCGGACACCTTTTCAGTTTTTTCTGCTGGTGTCCGGGGCGCTGGTACTGGATGCTGCTTTGTGTCACGATTACGCCATAAGCATCATGTTGAGGAACCCCATGAAAAAGTTTTTTTTTGCTGCTGCACTTATTGTCAGCGGCCTGTTGGTTGGTTGTAATCAACTCACACAATACACGGTAAGCGAGCAAGAAATTAACCAGGCGCTGGCAAAGCATAATAATTTTTCGAAAGATATCGGTTTGCCCGGCGTTGCTGAAGCCCACATCGTGCTGAGCAATCTGACCAGTCAGATCGGTCGTGAAGAACCCAATAAAGTGACCCTGACCGGCGATGCCAACCTGGACATGAACTCACTATTTGGCAGCCAGAAAGCGACAATGAAGCTCAAGTTAAAAGCATTACCGGTGTTCAATAAAGAAAAAGGCGCGATTTATCTGCAAGAGATGGAAGTGGTTGATGCGACCGTCACACCAGAAAAAATGCAGTCGGTTTTGCAAACTCTGATGCCGTATTTAAACCAGTCGCTGCGCAATTATTTCAACCAGCAACCGGCATACGTCCTGCGTGAAGACAGCAGTGAAGGCGAAGCGCTGGCTAAAAAGCTGGCAAAAGGAATTGAAGTAAAACCGGGTGAAATCATCATCCCGTTCACCGATTAACACACCAAAGGGCGCATCAGCGCCCTTTTTTTTCGTGCAAACGAAAACGTTTCCGCTTATCCTTTGTTTCCGGCAAAAAAGACTATCCTCAGCCGGAGCATATTGATGACTGCACCATCCCAGGTATTAAAGATCCGCCGCCCAGACGACTGGCATCTTCACTTTCGCGATGGCGACATGTTGAAAACTGTCGTGCCCTATACCAGTGAAATTTATGGACGCGCAATTGTCATGCCGAATCTGGCACCGCCCGTCACTACTGTTGACGCAGCCATCGCTTACCGTCAGCGTATTCTGGACGCCGTACCTGCCGGACACGATTTCACCCCGTTAATGACCTGCTATCTGACGGACACGCTGGATCCCAACGAACTGGAGCGCGGGTTCAACGAAGGTGTTTTCACCGCCGCCAAACTCTACCCGGCTAACGCCACCACCAACTCTACTCACGGCGTGACCTCTATTGATGCCATCATGCCGGTTCTGGAACGGATGGAAAAACTCGGCATGCCTTTGCTGGTGCACGGTGAAGTCACGCATGCGGAGATTGATATATTCGATCGCGAAGCACGCTTTATTGACACGGTGATGGAGCCATTGCGGTCGCGTCTGACCGCGCTGAAAGTGGTGTTTGAACATATCACCACTAAAGACGCCACCGACTACGTGCGTGACGGCAATGATCTGCTGGCAGCGACCATTACCCCGCAGCATTTGATGTTTAACCGCAACCATATGCTGGTCGGGGGCATTCGTCCGCATCTGTATTGCCTGCCTATTCTCAAGCGAAACGTCCACCAGCAGGCGCTGCGCGAACTGGTCGCCAGTGGTTTCAGCCGGGCGTT of the Citrobacter freundii genome contains:
- the rimJ gene encoding ribosomal protein S5-alanine N-acetyltransferase, which gives rise to MFGYRSNVPKVRLTTDRLVVRLVHERDAWRLADYYAENRHFLKPWEPIRDESHCYPSGWQARLSMITEFHKQGSAYYFALLDPEEKEIIGVANFSNVVRGSFHACYLGYSIAQKWQGQGLMYEALVAAIRYMQRTQHIHRIMANYMPHNKRSGDLLARLGFEKEGYAKDYLLIDGQWRDHVLTALTTSEWTPGR
- the mdtH gene encoding multidrug efflux MFS transporter MdtH produces the protein MSQVSQARNLGKYFLLIDNMLVVLGFFVVFPLISIRFVDQMGWAAVMVGIALGLRQFIQQGLGIFGGAIADRFGAKPMIVTGMLMRAAGFATMGIAHEPWLLWFSCFLSGLGGTLFDPPRSALVVKLIRPEKRGRFFSILMMQDSAGAVIGALLGSWLLQYDFRLVCATGAIIFILCAAFNAWLLPAWKLSTVKIPVREGMNHVMRDKRFVTYVLTLAGYYMLAVQVMLMLPIMVNDIAGSPAAVKWMYAIEACLSLTLLYPIARWSEKRFRLEHRLMAGLLIMSLSMMPIGLVGNLQQLFTLICTFYIGSIIAEPARETLSASLASARARGSYMGFSRLGLAIGGAIGYIGGGWLFDMGKALSQPELPWMMLGVIGIITFLALGWQFSHKRTTRGMLEPDA
- a CDS encoding lipoprotein — protein: MKKFFFAAALIVSGLLVGCNQLTQYTVSEQEINQALAKHNNFSKDIGLPGVAEAHIVLSNLTSQIGREEPNKVTLTGDANLDMNSLFGSQKATMKLKLKALPVFNKEKGAIYLQEMEVVDATVTPEKMQSVLQTLMPYLNQSLRNYFNQQPAYVLREDSSEGEALAKKLAKGIEVKPGEIIIPFTD
- a CDS encoding YceH family protein encodes the protein MKYELTATEARVIGCLLEKQVTTPEQYPLSVNGVVTACNQKTNREPVMNLSESEVQDQLDNLVKRHFLRTVSGFGNRVTKYEQRFCNSEFGNLKLSAGEVALITTLLLRGAQTPGELRSRASRMYEFSDVAEVESTLEQLATREDGPYVVRLAREPGKRESRYMHLFCGDVDLTMVTTADEPQAASSDLQARVEVLESEVAELKQRLESLLAHLGE
- the pyrC gene encoding dihydroorotase; the protein is MTAPSQVLKIRRPDDWHLHFRDGDMLKTVVPYTSEIYGRAIVMPNLAPPVTTVDAAIAYRQRILDAVPAGHDFTPLMTCYLTDTLDPNELERGFNEGVFTAAKLYPANATTNSTHGVTSIDAIMPVLERMEKLGMPLLVHGEVTHAEIDIFDREARFIDTVMEPLRSRLTALKVVFEHITTKDATDYVRDGNDLLAATITPQHLMFNRNHMLVGGIRPHLYCLPILKRNVHQQALRELVASGFSRAFLGTDSAPHARHRKESSCGCAGCFNAPTALASYATVFEEMNALAHLEAFCSLNGPRFYGLPVNDTFIELVKEEQQIPESIALEGDTLVPFLGGETVRWSVKR
- the murJ gene encoding murein biosynthesis integral membrane protein MurJ — its product is MNLLKSLATVSSMTMFSRVLGFARDAIVARIFGAGMATDAFFVAFKLPNLLRRIFAEGAFSQAFVPILAEYKSKQGEDATRVFVSYVSGLLTLALAVVTVAGMLAAPWVIMVTAPGFADTADKFTLTTQLLQITFPYILLISLASLAGAILNTWNRFSIPAFAPTFLNISMIGFALFAAPYFNPSVLALAWAVTVGGVLQLVYQLPHLKKIGMLVLPRVNFRDAGAMRVVKQMGPAILGVSVSQISLIINTIFASFLASGSVSWMYYADRLMEFPSGVLGVALGTILLPSLSKSFSSGNHDEYCRLMDWGLRLCFLLALPSAVALGILAKPLTVSLFQYGKFTAFDASMTQRALVAYSVGLIGLIVVKVLAPGFYSRQDIKTPVKIAIVTLIMTQVMNLAFIGPLKHAGLSLSIGLAACLNASLLYWQLRKQKIFTPQPGWAWFLARLVISVLVMSAALVGMLYIMPEWSQGTMLWRLLRLMAVVLVGITAYFAALAVLGFKVKEFVRRTA
- a CDS encoding Gfo/Idh/MocA family protein, producing the protein MKKLRIGVVGLGGIAQKAWLPVLGAAADWTLQGAWSPSREKAERICAAWRMPYVDSLQNLAATCDAVFVHSSTATHHAVVSELLHAGVHVCVDKPLAENLRDAEQLVELAARKKLTLMVGFNRRFAPLYRELKSQLSQPASIRMDKHRSDSVGPHDLRFTLLDDYLHVVDTALWLAGGKAQLNSGTLLTNESGAMLYAEHHFCVDRLQITTSMHRRAGSQRESVQAVIDGGLIDVTDMREWREERGHGVVQQPIPGWQTTLEQRGFTGCARHFIECVQNQTVPETAGEQAILAQRVVEKLWRDAMDE